One genomic window of Pseudomonadota bacterium includes the following:
- the pilO gene encoding type 4a pilus biogenesis protein PilO, with amino-acid sequence MKLDLNVKGIGKKLTKVSRIYKLIFILGINILIFVLLFFFIIKPQFETKKKLLTEYQGIKKDLEKMIAVKNNMEKSQKEYTELQEALKQVLKQLPETKDIPNLLRNVSNVGTETGIKVKYFEPKAMQNKEFYAELPFEIKYSGSYHNIGYFFDGVRKLERIIHIVSFSLDSKGTPAKIVLEGSCLAKTYVYLKEQPKPKKEEKKEEKKEGKGAETPKK; translated from the coding sequence ATGAAATTAGACCTTAATGTAAAAGGGATAGGCAAAAAGCTAACTAAAGTTTCAAGAATATATAAGCTGATATTTATATTGGGAATTAACATATTAATTTTTGTATTATTGTTTTTCTTTATAATTAAACCTCAGTTTGAAACGAAGAAGAAATTGCTTACAGAGTACCAGGGGATTAAAAAGGACCTTGAAAAAATGATTGCTGTTAAGAATAATATGGAGAAATCTCAGAAAGAGTATACAGAATTACAGGAAGCATTGAAACAGGTTTTAAAACAACTGCCGGAGACTAAAGACATACCAAATTTACTAAGAAACGTTTCTAATGTTGGTACAGAAACAGGGATAAAGGTAAAATATTTTGAACCAAAGGCAATGCAAAATAAGGAATTTTACGCAGAATTGCCATTTGAAATAAAGTATAGTGGATCTTATCATAATATAGGATATTTTTTTGATGGTGTGAGAAAATTAGAAAGGATTATACACATAGTGAGTTTTTCTCTTGATTCGAAGGGTACTCCTGCTAAAATTGTTTTAGAGGGTTCATGCCTGGCAAAAACATATGTGTATTTAAAAGAGCAACCCAAACCAAAGAAGGAAGAAAAAAAGGAAGAGAAAAAGGAAGGTAAAGGTGCTGAAACTCCAAAAAAGTAG